CATAGAAATATTTGTCCATATCGCGTTCGATTCGTGAAAGTACAATTTCTTCCGCATTTATTCCGTTTTTTTTCAGATTTTCATAGAGACGGTAACGTGCTACAACAGCTTCAGGATTTTGCCAGATATAGCGACATCCCGTTTTTATCAGCCATTCTTTCCTTTCAGTTGAGATCTTTTCAAAGGGGATATTTTTTTCTTCGGGTTGCAGCCATTTCTGCCAACGATTGGAATTCAGCACCAATCTCCATAGAGTCTTTTTCATATTTGACAGGACGGCAATTCTTTTTTTCTCAAACATTTTACGTTCTAGTTCCTCTAATTCAACCAATGCATCATATTCACTGATTGTGAATTCAGGCCCCACATTGGCTGCTCCAATCCCGCATAGGGGATAGTCTTGTGGATTCAAAACGCCATCGGTATAATGTCCTTTAATATAACTGCCAAATTGTTTTACTTTTTTTGTGAGTGTTGTGGCTACTTCTTTGTCGAATGTGTTGGTGTGCAAATCCGTCCCCACTTTACCTACAATAAAACAGGGCCACACATCGGAGAGTCCTTCCTCTTTCAATCCCCTTTTTAAGAGCTCAATAAATGTATCGAAGGTATTTTCATCAGCTAATCCTCCATGTACTTCTTCGGTCCCTACCTCATATGAGATAATGGGATGGTTATTTTGACGCCTAAAGTTCTCACTATGTTTAATCAGCTCTACCGTTCTTTGAACTACTACCTTTATATCAATAATTTCTCCTTCAGGAATAAAAATATCTACCGTGGGGTCTACATGAATCAGATCATAGCCTGCTTCAATAGCATCCTCAAAAGATTTTTTTACTCCATCCATTGCTCTTTGCAATTTCCATTTCTCCAGTGACTGTTTATCTTTTAGCCAGGGACCCCCATGATCGATTGCAACAATATAGGGTCCTTCGAAATTGACGGATCTCGCTTCATCTTCCAGCATTTTAGTGAATTCATTCTGCGTAATTCCCACATACCCTTTGTCAGAGTCAATTTGATTAAGTGTAGCAGCGAATTTTATGGGAGCATTGTTTCGTTTTGCTGCCCGAAAAGCTGCCTTAATAACGGATATGGAGTTTGGACATACAGCAAAAAGTGTACGAGGAATGTTTGTTTCAGCTTTTAACTCCTCTATTCTTTTTAAAATATTTTCTGTTTTTGGCATTTTTATTTTTATTAATCAATAAATTGTTACACCTTCTACCACCCTTGATATTTTACCACTTTCAGATGGATTATCAGGATCAAGATTCAGGTCAATGGATTTAAATAAACCCAGTAATTGACCGATTAGTACGTACAGTATTACATCATATGCAGTTTGATCGTACTTTTCCGGAATCATTTCCAGATCAAATTCAATATTGTCTATTTGTTTTTTACTTTGTGCAACATATATTTGGATTGCAGGCTTCTCTTGTCGATTAATTTGTAGAATAAGATCTCGTTCATATTGGAATGTTTTTTCGTCGTCGGATAAAAGGTAAACGAGTACTGTTTTTTCATTTATCACTGCTTTGGGACCATGTCGGAATCCCAGAAATGAATCGAACAGACAAATTACTTTGCCGTCTGTCAACTCCTGTAATTTTAGATGACATTCTTCCGCGATACCTTTTCTTTCCCCAGACCCCAAAAATACTGCCCGTTGAAATTCACTGGATGCTATTTTGAAAATCAGATCGGCGTAGCCAGTAATCATAAATTCACCCTTTCCGGACAATCTATCTATTTCGTTTTTTTTCAATGAAATTTTCTTTATATCAAAGATTAACATCGAAGCCAGAAGCAGGGAAGTAAAACTGCTTGTCATGGCAAGACCTTTATCATTTGTATCCGGAGGCAGTATCAATAAGAGCGCATTTTTGTTAACTGCCCTTTTCGCTAATTCTCCCGAATCATTACAGGTTATCATAATATGGGAAATATTTTTTCCGCAAATTGAATTAGCCCTATCTACTGCAGCGATACTTTCCGGGCTGTTGCCCGATCGAGCTAGAGATACTAGCATATATTTTTTGTTTCTTTGAAAGAAAGTATTTGGATGAGTTGCGACGTCAGTAGTCGGAACGGATTTAATATTATATATTTTTTGTTTTGGTAACATAAACGTCATAATATTGCCAATGAACGAAGATGTACCGGCACCTGTAAATATTATTATCACATCATCAGTGTAAAATTCAGACATAAAATCGGATATTTCTTGTTCTTTTTCTGCAATGATGGAGTAGGTTTCCTTCCACAATGTTGGTTGTTGACAGATTTCACGATACGTATGCCAATTGAGAGAATCAATGTTCATAATAATTTATTATTTTCGTTAAACTTATATTCAATACAAAAATAGCTTTCTGCGAAAGATTCGAAATTGGCAATATATATGTTGTAAAACATAACCCTTTGCGTGTTCTTTTAAATGATAGTAAATCAATGTATTATGAAATTAGATGTATTTTTTTTTAATTTCGAAACATTTCGAAATACAACATTTCGAAATAACCGTTGTGGATTATATTTATTATGAAAAAGATACTATTTTTGTAGAAAACAGATAGATATGAGAAATTTTTCAATTGAGAAAGGTATCTCACACCCAATGTTGAGGAGACACACATTTATCAAACAATGATATCAATGGCTAAAGAATGTATTGCTGTATTTGATACTTCCAAGTTTGACAAGAGAAGTTTTTGTTTTATCGCTCG
This window of the Proteiniphilum saccharofermentans genome carries:
- a CDS encoding class II D-tagatose-bisphosphate aldolase non-catalytic subunit — its product is MPKTENILKRIEELKAETNIPRTLFAVCPNSISVIKAAFRAAKRNNAPIKFAATLNQIDSDKGYVGITQNEFTKMLEDEARSVNFEGPYIVAIDHGGPWLKDKQSLEKWKLQRAMDGVKKSFEDAIEAGYDLIHVDPTVDIFIPEGEIIDIKVVVQRTVELIKHSENFRRQNNHPIISYEVGTEEVHGGLADENTFDTFIELLKRGLKEEGLSDVWPCFIVGKVGTDLHTNTFDKEVATTLTKKVKQFGSYIKGHYTDGVLNPQDYPLCGIGAANVGPEFTISEYDALVELEELERKMFEKKRIAVLSNMKKTLWRLVLNSNRWQKWLQPEEKNIPFEKISTERKEWLIKTGCRYIWQNPEAVVARYRLYENLKKNGINAEEIVLSRIERDMDKYFYAFNLVNLNNYLT
- a CDS encoding SIS domain-containing protein; protein product: MNIDSLNWHTYREICQQPTLWKETYSIIAEKEQEISDFMSEFYTDDVIIIFTGAGTSSFIGNIMTFMLPKQKIYNIKSVPTTDVATHPNTFFQRNKKYMLVSLARSGNSPESIAAVDRANSICGKNISHIMITCNDSGELAKRAVNKNALLLILPPDTNDKGLAMTSSFTSLLLASMLIFDIKKISLKKNEIDRLSGKGEFMITGYADLIFKIASSEFQRAVFLGSGERKGIAEECHLKLQELTDGKVICLFDSFLGFRHGPKAVINEKTVLVYLLSDDEKTFQYERDLILQINRQEKPAIQIYVAQSKKQIDNIEFDLEMIPEKYDQTAYDVILYVLIGQLLGLFKSIDLNLDPDNPSESGKISRVVEGVTIY